Sequence from the Ancalomicrobiaceae bacterium S20 genome:
CAGCCTGAAGGGTTCGTCAGCGATTTTCTACCGCTCGCCACGAGAGCGTTCGCCGATGCCGGGATGGATCTGGTGTTCAAGCCGGGTGCTCCGGGGTTCGGCCGGGTCGGCCCGTCGATCGCGGTGGTTCACTTTCGCACCATGGAGAAAGCCGTCGCGTTTCTCTCTTCTCCTGCCTTTCGCCATGCCGAGGGGGTCGGAGGGAAATACGCGCTCATTCGTGTCTACCTGATCGATCCGTCGGCCCCTCTGGTCGATGAATAACGATAGCGGGCCTGCATGAGGAGGCGCCCGAAAGACCTGCGACAGGTGAGCCACGGGTCGGCGCTGTTTGGAGTAGTCGTGGTAGGACGGACGTCTTTCGCTCCGATGTCAAATGTAATGTTATAACATATCAATACATGGATTTCGTCATATTGTCATAATCGCTTTATGGAGCTTCTTTAGTCCGTGGAGCCGCGGTCAGGTTTTCGAGGGCAAACCGGTCCACCCGGCCGCAGCTCCTGGGGGTACTCACCGATGCGTCTTTCCACGCTGCTTCTCGCCACCGCGCTGACCGCGGCCGGCACCGCCGCCGCCGGCGCGCAGACGATCTATCCGCTGACCCGCGCCGAGATCCTGGTCGGCTCCAAGTTCGACTTCAAGGTCGAGTTCCCGGGCGCGCCGGCGCAGGGCGCGGTCAAGGTCACCATCAACGGCCAGGATCCGGCCGCCGTGCTCGGGCAGTCGGCGACCTTCGTCGAAAAGGAAGACGGCCTGGAGCACTCGGCCTACTGGATCCGCGGCGCTTCGGTCGCCAAGCCGGGCAGCTACACGGTCGAGGCGACCGCCGGCGACAAGACCGCCAAGGTCACCTGGGAGGTGTTCGGCACCGAGGCCCGCAAGGCCAAGAACGTGATCCTGTTCATCGGCGACGGCATGTCGGTCACCGACCGGACCGCCGCGCGCATCCTGTCGAAGGGGCTGGTGGAAGGCCGTTACGGCGGCGAACTCGCGATCGACGACATGCCCTACATGGCGCTGGTCTCGACCTCGGGCACCGACTCGGTCGTCACCGACAGCGCCAATTCGATGAGCGCCTACACGACCGGCCACAAGTCCTGCGTCAACGCGCTCGGCGTCTACTGCGCCAAGAACAAGTCGACGCTCGACCATCCGAAGGTCGAGACGATCGGCGAGCTCCTGAAGCGGACCTACGGCATGTCGGTCGGCGTCGTGACCAACTCCGAGATCGAGGACGCGACCCCGGCCGGCGTCGTCTCGCACACGCGCAAGCGCTCGGACTATAACGACATCGTCAAGATGTTCTATGCCGTCAAGCCGGACGTCATCATGGGCGGCGGCTCGCCGAACTTCCTGCCGAAGTCGATCCCGGGCTCCAAGCGCACCGACGAGGAGAACTTCGTCGAGAAGTTCAAGGCCGACGGCTACACCTTCGTGTCGACCGCGACCGAGATGCGCGCCGCGGCCGCCGAAGGCAAGACCAAGGTGCTCGGCCTGTTCAACACCGGCAACGTCGACGGTGCCTACGACCAGAAGTTCAAGCTCGGCACCACGTCGAAGTTCCCCGATCAGCCGGACCTCGCCGAGCAGACCAGGATCGCGATCGACGCCCTGTCGAAGAACGACAAGGGCTTCTTCCTGATGGTCGAGAGCGCCCGCATCGACAAGTACAAGCACTCGCTCGACTGGGAACGCGGCGTCTTCGACACCATCCTGCTCGACAACGCCGTCAAGCAGGCCAAGGCCTTCGCCGAGAAGAACAACGACACGATGATCATCGTGGTCCCTGACCACGCCCATATGGTCGGCATCATCGGCTCCTACGACGACAGCCTGCCCGGCCAGACCCCGCGCGAGAAGCTCGGCGTCTACGACAAGTCGAAGTTCCCGCAGTACAAGCCCGACGCGAACGGCTATCCGGAGAGCGTCGATCTGCCGGTGCGCCTCGGCTACACCTTCGGCTCGTATCCGGATCACTGCTTCGACGCCAAGCCGCACCTCGACGGCGAGT
This genomic interval carries:
- a CDS encoding alkaline phosphatase; this translates as MRLSTLLLATALTAAGTAAAGAQTIYPLTRAEILVGSKFDFKVEFPGAPAQGAVKVTINGQDPAAVLGQSATFVEKEDGLEHSAYWIRGASVAKPGSYTVEATAGDKTAKVTWEVFGTEARKAKNVILFIGDGMSVTDRTAARILSKGLVEGRYGGELAIDDMPYMALVSTSGTDSVVTDSANSMSAYTTGHKSCVNALGVYCAKNKSTLDHPKVETIGELLKRTYGMSVGVVTNSEIEDATPAGVVSHTRKRSDYNDIVKMFYAVKPDVIMGGGSPNFLPKSIPGSKRTDEENFVEKFKADGYTFVSTATEMRAAAAEGKTKVLGLFNTGNVDGAYDQKFKLGTTSKFPDQPDLAEQTRIAIDALSKNDKGFFLMVESARIDKYKHSLDWERGVFDTILLDNAVKQAKAFAEKNNDTMIIVVPDHAHMVGIIGSYDDSLPGQTPREKLGVYDKSKFPQYKPDANGYPESVDLPVRLGYTFGSYPDHCFDAKPHLDGEFVPAVAGAEKGTFIANEKYCKPGSVRVTGNLPAEANSGVHAADDVLLTAMGPGADVFHGRVDNTRVFRAMVSALGLGQVLAAK